The genomic region TTGGTACATTCTCCAGACATAATTGACAAGTTTTGCTGTTTTCGTCGATCCCAATAtgtttttcaatataatttccCTTGTCGTTGTTCTGCCGGATTTTCAGCACGCATTGCGCCAACGTAGCGAGTCCCAGTAATCTTAATCCCCAACTGACGGTATCGGATGGACGACGACCATACACCTGATTAAATTCAAAGCAAAATTGTACAGAAGGAAAACATTTGATACAGGAAAGATATGTTCTTTTATGCTCATTACCTTAGCATAATCGATTCCTGTTAATCTTTTTCCCAGGCTATAATACCGACcatacatataaaaaactCCTTTAtgaattagtataaaaattgggATCATGTTACATAACTTCCCTATAAATGCATTTAGGAATGTAACAGCTTCAGGGGTCAACGTGTTATGAGgatgattaatttttgtctgtaatttttttaatattttcaacaatgcCTGTTCTCCAAAACATTCTAAAATTACCGCTACTACTCTTGCCTGCATGAAAAGTGAAGGATGACGTATTAATAACACCGTAACATGATTCTTCACATTTAGCTACGTGATTGCTACGTACTAACAACGACGGAACTTTGCGGGCTTCTAAATCAGCTTGTACAATTCCTGTATATTCTTCGCCTAATGTTTGATTTCCCATTCCGGTtgtgaagaagaaataaagtaatttaaacgGTACATCGGACTGAATAAAAGGCAAAGTACCCGTTCGCCTTCCCACAAATTGTAAAAGTTCGATGACTTTTTCTCGCAAGTCTTTGATGAAATCATCGTCCCTCTGATACGATCGCAGTATTTCTGTCTCACTTGCATGTTTCAGTTTTTTGTACCTTCTTACCACCATGTTGTCaacaatattctaaattatactctattaaaaaaatcacacGTCATGTCATGAAATAACATTCCGGTTGTTACACAGCATTTAATAAAGTAAGATTATACGGTAAGCACTACGAACATAACCATAAGCGTGGAAGACATTTAGCGCACCTTGTATAAAATTACTCCTGCGAGTGCAACGAAAATAATCTTTGGATATTGGAAGACCTCCCCCTACCATTACTAATCcattgaattaatattcagCTAATTGGTCGAATGAATGTCGTATATTCAACGGTAATAAACATATCGGGCGACGTCATACGAGACGCAACTTGTCCTCGTTATGCGCAGTGCGCAGGACGACTTTATCAGACCCTCACCATTTCATATGTAGCATGTGTCATGTGACTAGCAGTTTGACCATTTGCCTGCAACATATGGCAACCCGTGTCCGCACGTTCCTCGAAATCCTTACAAATCTACCACTTTACATTAGTCAAGGGAAAGTGCGGATATGAGGGACGCCCTTGGCCACCATGTGCACGCGAATGGTCATACGTTACACTGCATGTGACTAAGCCACGGTCATAAGGCTTATGAGGACACTGCAGACACTTGGCTTATTAGGTAAAGGAGGGCGGTACCAAAAACGTTAAGACAATAAGAGTTCGCTATCTTTGTGTGTATAACGTAAGGTACGACGCGCCATCTAGCATAGCTATTTTAAGGGTAGCACTTGGCGGAGAAGGAGGGATAAGGGTTCATTCTCCTTCTGTCCACAGACGAGCGAACTGAACAAAAGTACATacgtgataataataaacctCTCGCATGTGGTATAATATCGCTGGAATCTAGATCGCCGCCATTTTAATAATCCGCATCGTCATGATAGCGcgctttattcgaataacaaaacCCCTTACGTTTTGAGCGTTCCTCCACTACTTGGTTTGGCGCTGCACGAAACAGAGTTTAAAGACTCTACCGCAGACGGCATCGTAATCGATGTAGGTTAAGGGTAAGGGGTCAAATGGAacggtataataattaacgaataacGGATGACGTTTGATATGCAATGGTTTATGCGatgattttatgtttattttataaccaCAAATTcctattgtaaaaaaaaaggtcTAGATTAAATTGTACATAACGTGAAGCGGTTTGTGTGTGTGGGACATATTGAAACAGTGTTATTAACTTTTGAAATGGTGGATCACTCGATACCATCGGACATTCTTGACGATCTCAGCAGGTTATATTTCGCgactattttattcattatgtATTGTTTACTTCGATCACGAAAGTAATGTAATGCCTTGTTTACAGTCGATTCATCATCAACGTACCCGAAGAAGAGCGGAAAGATTTAGTTCGAATATGTTTTCAGATTGAACTGGCTCACTggttttatttagatttttattgtacggAGGAAAATCCCAAACTTAGACCATGTGGTATGAGAGAATTTGCTACGcacatattttttcatataccGTTTTTAAAACTCCATGTAGCGAACATAGATAATATTCTTGATAAATGGCGggaatataaacaaaatgttCCCACGTTTGGTGCTATCGTACTGAACGAAGACTTAACTAAAGTACTGCTGGTACAAAGTTACTGGGCAAAAAGTAGTTGGAGCTTTCCTAAAGGGAAGGTCAACGCGGATGAAGATCCTTCTCATTGTGCTGTGCGAGAAGTTTTAGAAGAAACCGGCTTTGATATCTCGAATCTGATAGACGAGAATGAATATATCGAGTCAATGATAAATGAGCAATTAGTgagattatatataatatgtggTGTACAAAAGGATACAAAGTTTCAACCGAaaacaagaaaagaaataaaaaatgtagacTGGTTTTCAGTAGCAGATTTACCAAACAACAAGAAGGACTTGACACCAAAAGTGAAAATGGGAGTTGGtccaaatgcattttttatggTAATTCCTTTTGTAAGGTAAGAAGTAGTTAAGACAATTTGTTTGTACCTTTTAATGGTACCTTCTAAAGGTTTACATCGGTTTTAATATAGGAGAATGAGACGTTGGATACAAGAGAAACATTTACAAGATAAACTTAAAACCACGATACGAAGGCATAGACACAAATCTCTTGGTGATGTTGAAAGTGTTTCAAAAAGTAAAcgacagcagcagcaacaaacgcaacaacaacaacagctaTTTTCTCAGTTTGGTCAAGTAATTATACTTAGTCTGCTTAGTAGAGCTTAGGCTATTTGGAAATATGAGTACATTCTAATGAATTTCAGAATGACGCTACAAGTATTaaggattttataaatattcgacAATCAAATACCTCACCCGCTCGAAATCGGGTATGGGTGAAATGTCCTCGACGTATGCATGACAATTCGTACGATAGTAAAACTGCTGCATCGAAAACAGCAATTAAACGTAATTTATTCGGTGAACAAAATGAAGATGAAACTTTTCTTGCTAAACAATTGGCAGAGAGTCCACGGAATCAATCAAATTGTGCATTTTTAATGGATCCTGCCATTCAGTCTGTGAAATGCAATGAGTTCGATTACGAAACGCAAGATTTTCGAAGAGATATTACCGGTAGGTTGCTCGAAAAGATGTTCGGAAAAAGTTCTTTCTCAGTAGACTGATGGTAACAAAGATAATGTGTCTTTTCCAGATCAAGCATCTCAACATGAAGAATCAGAaaacattgaattaaataaagctttaTTATTTGACAAAGCACTGAACAAATTACCGACAGACTTAAAGAATCATAACCCGTTCATTGCAATGAATTATAATGCCCGATTTGATTCGACAGACGATTTCGACACTCGGAGATATTCCACGCAGCTAAATTCACTAATTTGGGAACACTTCAAGTTTGATAAACAAGCaatattgaattgtttataaaCTGATTTTAAAGAAAGGATTGTTATGgatttttaagagaaaatgaTAGCCACGTTCTACAAGTCTACACATATAGCTGTATTAACTTTTTATggtatctatatatataaatatatatgtatacacacgcatatatgtatatatgtacacatatatataaatacatatataaatttgtgaagaattacgtataaaaatttataattgaatataattttaaacatttgagATTTGAAAGCAGTTTCTTAACAGAACTGTATTTTGTTCTTGTAGAATTTTCTGATGTACAGTAAGAATAACGATAAAGTGAATACATTGTTGATTTATAACAGATATTACGTATTTAACTTAACTGTTTATTCTTTAACGATGTGTCTATGGTAACTTAAtcacgatataaaaattctgctcTGATGTAATTGTCAAATAACTGGAGATCACTAAAAGAGATACTataatgttttaaagaaatagttCGTTTTACGTATACTTGATTTGTACGCAAGGAAAAGATTGCACATCGTTATCATCAAATTATGaactgtttatttaaaaaagattagaATTCTTGAaaagaattatacaaattgGAAGAACTACCGCAAGAATGGTAATGAAGTACAATGATCTTTTTGAAAGAATACTGCTTGTACTTTCAATACTTCTAATAATCtcattatttaatgaaaaaactaTTTTACTCTCTTCGATAAGTTTATTTCTTGTGTCTTCGTCCAATGTCTCTGCAATCTTATTCATTGTGTCCCGCACGGTTTGTTTAAGCTCATAGATGCTACACtcaaaatttgtaatattattaccatGGGTATCATCTACTTTAAATGGTAAAATCTTCTGCATTAGTTGCCGTTTTTTACGCAGAATAATTCCTCCGCTAAGAAGACCCATGTATAGATGGTAAATGTATGCTATCAGTAATAGAGGATCTGTATCTTCTATTTCCCTTAAGTGCCTCAGGTATTTGACGACACTATCCCTAGAGTGTAGAACAATAACAAACATAAACTTTAAATGAAAGAGTTGATTCATTAGAGATAAAAACATGTAAGAATGTCCAAATATTTGCAGTAGATGAGATTCAATTTTaaggatttaataaatttgtggCATTTGTgcaatgatataaataaaggaTACATGCAACTTCAATCAACATAAAcatatctattaatatatatacccAATGCATGTACAactactatttatatatataaacatttaatgaCACAAATGTAAAACCTATACCTAGGGCTGTAGTTTCTCTTCCACCCTTCTCCTAAGTAAAAGTTTAGATCGGTTTCGAAAGCATTTGTACGTGCTAGTTTATCGATTGGAAATAATCCTAtcttagtattttttaatctgtGCATAGCAGCTTCTAGATATgagaatatttcataaaatactaaaagacCAGATGCCCATGTAGAATCATTGAAAAGTCCTGTCGAAAGTAAAAGGtgtttgataaaaaaagtCAAAGGATTAGTTTCTCTCGTACGAAGCCTTCTTTCTGATTGcacgtaaattattttctatcataTTATTCtccgaaaaaataattcaaaatacaaTACTAAGCGTACGGTTGAGATATTAACCTAAACTACGTAGACATTACGTACATCGATaaagttttgtattttatatacgaagtatataatttatcttacCAATTGCTAATTTAGCATTCACTAAAGCGTCACTGATCGTGTGAATTTCTCTCGTTGCTTTTCGCATTTTCTTACAAAATGTATCTTCACCTTTGTTCGACATCTTGacattaatataatgatatatattcaCGTGCAAGTATTTAACAACTAAAAGCAATATTACAGAACAAATGATTGTACGTTTTATTTGAAGTTTCTATGCTTGAAAGTTCGATTGTAATTAACGATCATAAGTGACAATATTATAGGAATCAGAACCATCACAATTCATCACAACGCGTTTTACTGATCTGACGTTTCGCAACTTTATCACACAACTGCGCGCAACGAACAAAGAACAGAGCAAGAATTTATCAAGGAAAAGTTAATGATGCTGCCGTCTGTCGATAAAGTCAATAAGTATCTGTGGATAATTCGGTTTGGCACAAAAGCCGCCAATATCGACAAATCTTGTTACTCCGTCGGTTCTGTTACCTAACAGTTTCAATGTCTCGCCGCTACGCGAATAGCgccatttttacatttttgggACCAAATGGTTCTAGCAGGAAATTATTGGGTCTTCTGACAAAAAGAATCATTCGtataggaaataatatttcactgtcgcccaattaaaatttgttgacgTTTGACTACTAAAATTAACGATGTTATAATAGAGTgcaatttggaaataattacaagaacaaattgaaaatctaAGCTGTATGTCACACACGGTGCTCGAATAGGTGAGGTTCAAACAAaccatttttctataatttttcgtCGCCATGTTCGGATGTCTGGGTACTTAAATGAAAGGTAATGCAGTTTACAACAGGCACGGTGCAATATTCAACCAATTTCGACAACacgctataaattaatatataagaattttttgcatacagaaaaacattttttgcatttttcgTCATCCAGAGAATTAAAAAGTCTTTCGaaatacaaaagaatattCTATGTACAGGACGAAGCGTATGGAGACTGGCGAACATCAGTGATCTGGTCAGGATGATGCCTGCGATCCATGTGGATACGGGTCGAGGCACTGCGTCGCCCCACCGCGGCTCCCTAAAAACCGGCGGGTGGAAAAAGAAGACGACGAGCGcgccgcgaagggttaaaaatatatcggaACGGTCCTAATTCAATGACCAGGCGGCGGTAGTGGGCAGCACGCGGCGATTTACATGAACGGGCGTCTGCGGAGAGGAAGGCGAGGACAGTCGGCGCATTGAGGATTGAGAAGGCAAAGAGCTGAAGCTGAAGGCAGAGAGCTAGAGAGCCGAGGGCAGACCGGAGGAGCGAGGAACCTAACTGAGGGAACTCGTGGAACAGGAGAGTGGCGCAGCGTGTTGGTGGTATGGGTTGCTGAGCTGTTTGCCGATTCGTTGACTCGGTGGGACGGTCGGTCGGACCGAGGGCTCCACGGCTCCCGGTCTCAGTACGTCTCGTGACCGCGAGCCAAGGGGATGGACGTTGTGTTTCGGCTTTTTCTCCCGTGATCAATCGATCGAGATCGGCCCGGCATCTTCTCGCGGCCGAACCGGGGTCCGCGGTGGGACCAAACTGGGTCCGGAACTGGGACCGCTGTCGCGCGCGATGTCACCACGGAAGGCCGGAACCGTCACATATCTCGTGGCCATTCCACCTCCGCAGTGAGACAAGAAGAATCCCCCTTTGGTATCCCGAGTGCGGAAGATCGCCAACGTTTCGTGAGTGTTTGATACGACGAGATGGGCAGTGAAGCGAACGCCGAGACCGCGGGTAACAACGCCGTGGATTCGGACGAGTCCGATAGCTGGGAGAAGTTCTTCGGTGAGtgatctctttctttcctaaTCTCCGTATACAAGCTCGCTTCTCCAAGCAGATACATGTTTCGTGTGTATTCGTCGTGCGCACGGTATACACAAGCATAAATACGTCGGTTTATTTTGACCGTCTCGGATTGCCAAAGAGAACGAACGAGCCCTCGCCGGCGGTGAATGATTGTTATGTTCCGGGGACGTTGCTATTGTTCCCCGGGTTATAGATCAGCCACAGTTTTCAGGTT from Augochlora pura isolate Apur16 chromosome 5, APUR_v2.2.1, whole genome shotgun sequence harbors:
- the Ho gene encoding heme oxygenase, with amino-acid sequence MSNKGEDTFCKKMRKATREIHTISDALVNAKLAIGLFNDSTWASGLLVFYEIFSYLEAAMHRLKNTKIGLFPIDKLARTNAFETDLNFYLGEGWKRNYSPRDSVVKYLRHLREIEDTDPLLLIAYIYHLYMGLLSGGIILRKKRQLMQKILPFKVDDTHGNNITNFECSIYELKQTVRDTMNKIAETLDEDTRNKLIEESKIVFSLNNEIIRSIESTSSILSKRSLYFITILAVVLPICIILFKNSNLF
- the Pex10 gene encoding peroxisomal biogenesis factor 10, which encodes MVVRRYKKLKHASETEILRSYQRDDDFIKDLREKVIELLQFVGRRTGTLPFIQSDVPFKLLYFFFTTGMGNQTLGEEYTGIVQADLEARKVPSLLARVVAVILECFGEQALLKILKKLQTKINHPHNTLTPEAVTFLNAFIGKLCNMIPIFILIHKGVFYMYGRYYSLGKRLTGIDYAKVYGRRPSDTVSWGLRLLGLATLAQCVLKIRQNNDKGNYIEKHIGIDENSKTCQLCLENVPTTVTPCGHLFCWYCIADWLNTKSQCPMCREYVKLSRIVHVLNL
- the Dcp2 gene encoding decapping mRNA 2 isoform X1, whose protein sequence is MVDHSIPSDILDDLSSRFIINVPEEERKDLVRICFQIELAHWFYLDFYCTEENPKLRPCGMREFATHIFFHIPFLKLHVANIDNILDKWREYKQNVPTFGAIVLNEDLTKVLLVQSYWAKSSWSFPKGKVNADEDPSHCAVREVLEETGFDISNLIDENEYIESMINEQLVRLYIICGVQKDTKFQPKTRKEIKNVDWFSVADLPNNKKDLTPKVKMGVGPNAFFMVIPFVRRMRRWIQEKHLQDKLKTTIRRHRHKSLGDVESVSKSKRQQQQQTQQQQQLFSQFGQNDATSIKDFINIRQSNTSPARNRVWVKCPRRMHDNSYDSKTAASKTAIKRNLFGEQNEDETFLAKQLAESPRNQSNCAFLMDPAIQSVKCNEFDYETQDFRRDITDQASQHEESENIELNKALLFDKALNKLPTDLKNHNPFIAMNYNARFDSTDDFDTRRYSTQLNSLIWEHFKFDKQAILNCL
- the Dcp2 gene encoding decapping mRNA 2 isoform X2, with translation MREFATHIFFHIPFLKLHVANIDNILDKWREYKQNVPTFGAIVLNEDLTKVLLVQSYWAKSSWSFPKGKVNADEDPSHCAVREVLEETGFDISNLIDENEYIESMINEQLVRLYIICGVQKDTKFQPKTRKEIKNVDWFSVADLPNNKKDLTPKVKMGVGPNAFFMVIPFVRRMRRWIQEKHLQDKLKTTIRRHRHKSLGDVESVSKSKRQQQQQTQQQQQLFSQFGQNDATSIKDFINIRQSNTSPARNRVWVKCPRRMHDNSYDSKTAASKTAIKRNLFGEQNEDETFLAKQLAESPRNQSNCAFLMDPAIQSVKCNEFDYETQDFRRDITDQASQHEESENIELNKALLFDKALNKLPTDLKNHNPFIAMNYNARFDSTDDFDTRRYSTQLNSLIWEHFKFDKQAILNCL